In Panicum virgatum strain AP13 chromosome 4N, P.virgatum_v5, whole genome shotgun sequence, a single window of DNA contains:
- the LOC120670471 gene encoding ubiquinone biosynthesis O-methyltransferase, mitochondrial-like, producing the protein MHFSGFSLQNLYENFLHAEELVKEKRMFDAVISLEVIEHVANPLEFCQSLSALAVPNGATVVSTINRSMRAYATAIVAAEYILRWLPKGTHEWSKLVTPEELALMLQKASVSVEEMAGFVYNPLSGEWSLSDDISVNYIAFGVKKSGTPSTDGAEARLP; encoded by the exons atgcacttctctgggttcagcttg CAAAACTTATATGAAAATTTTTTACACGCAGAGGAATTGGTAAAAGAGAAAAGGATGTTTGATGCTGTAATTTCTCTTGAG GTGATTGAGCATGTCGCTAATCCTTTGGAGTTCTGCCAGTCTCTCTCGGCTTTGGCAGTTCCTAATGGTGCCACTGTGGTTTCCACAATCAACCGGTCAATGAGAGCATATGCCACTGCAATAGTTGCTGCTGAGTATATCCTCAGATGG CTTCCTAAAGGCACACATGAGTGGTCCAAACTGGTCACCCCCGAGGAGCTTGCCCTAATGCTGCAAAAGGCTTCTGTCTCT GTGGAAGAGATGGCCGGGTTTGTTTATAATCCGTTGAGTGGAGAGTGGTCCCTGTCAGATGATATCAGTGTGAATTATATTGCTTTTGGCGTCAAGAAAAGCGGAACACCGTCAACAGATGGCGCAGAAGCAAGGTTACCATAG